One Paraburkholderia kururiensis DNA window includes the following coding sequences:
- a CDS encoding glycogen/starch/alpha-glucan phosphorylase — translation MTTVDLEFDQLNSTVDALRRSISNRLMYGVGKDAVAARPQDWLHAAALAVRDRLVARWMKTTRMQYEQDVKRVYYLSMEFLIGRTFTNALLALGIYDSMKEALASLGVDMEALTDLEPDAALGNGGLGRLAACFLDSMATLGIPGFGYGIRYEYGMFRQEIVDGEQVEAPDYWLRAGNPWEFPRPEVQYVVHFGGRTVQREGRIEWIDTQHVNAMAYDTVIPGFATSATNTLRLWSARATEEFDLFAFNQGDYQRAVEARNASENVSRLLYPDDSTPAGRELRLRQEYFFVSATMQDLIRRYLRTHSTFGRFSEKVAVHLNDTHPVLAIPELIRLLVDVHHVPWDKALDHVQQMFSYTNHTLMPEALETWDVELLARLLPRHLEIIFDINAEFLKQVSEHSDHDVDLIRRISLVDEYGQRRVRMAHLAIVASQKVNGVSKLHSQLMTRDIFADFARMYPERFTNVTNGITPRRWLAQASPSLSSLIDTQIGTHWRTDLFELAKLRELRNDPAFVEAFHEAKRQNKIRLGHRLMHQTGVSFDPDALFDLQVKRIHEYKRQLLNVLHVIVRYNRIRENPQRDWVPRVVMFAGKAASAYRMAKTIIKLINDVAAKINNDPVVGDRLKVVFVPNYGVSVAELIIPAADLSEQISMAGTEASGTGNMKLALNGALTIGTLDGANIEIRDAVGEDNIFIFGHSADEVDGLRAGGYRPRQIYEENAELHTALDQIRTGFFSPGDPLRFSDIFHTLVDWGDHYMVLADFASFAKTQEEVDRRFRESRAWDQSAIENVAGMGFFSSDRTIAEYAHDIWHVKPLEMG, via the coding sequence ATGACGACCGTGGATCTGGAGTTCGACCAGCTCAACAGTACCGTCGATGCGCTGCGGCGCTCCATTTCAAACCGTCTCATGTACGGTGTCGGCAAGGACGCAGTGGCGGCGCGTCCGCAAGATTGGCTCCATGCAGCGGCGCTCGCCGTGCGTGACCGGCTCGTCGCGCGCTGGATGAAGACCACGCGTATGCAGTACGAACAGGACGTGAAGCGCGTCTATTACCTGTCGATGGAATTTCTGATCGGCCGCACGTTCACGAACGCGCTGCTCGCGCTCGGTATCTACGACTCCATGAAAGAAGCGCTCGCGAGTCTCGGCGTGGACATGGAGGCGCTTACGGATCTGGAGCCCGACGCCGCGCTCGGCAACGGGGGCCTGGGCCGGCTTGCCGCGTGCTTTCTCGATTCGATGGCGACGCTCGGCATTCCGGGCTTCGGCTACGGCATTCGCTATGAGTACGGCATGTTTCGCCAGGAGATCGTTGACGGCGAGCAGGTGGAAGCGCCGGACTACTGGCTGCGCGCGGGCAACCCGTGGGAGTTTCCGCGGCCGGAAGTCCAGTATGTGGTGCACTTCGGCGGGCGCACGGTGCAGCGCGAAGGCCGCATCGAGTGGATCGACACGCAGCACGTGAACGCGATGGCGTACGACACGGTGATTCCGGGCTTCGCCACGAGCGCGACGAACACGCTGCGCCTGTGGTCCGCGCGCGCCACGGAGGAGTTCGATCTCTTCGCCTTCAACCAGGGCGACTATCAGCGCGCGGTGGAAGCGCGCAACGCGTCGGAGAACGTCTCGCGCCTGCTGTATCCCGACGATTCCACGCCGGCCGGGCGCGAGCTGCGTCTGCGCCAGGAGTACTTTTTCGTCTCCGCGACAATGCAGGACCTGATTCGCCGCTATCTGCGCACGCACAGCACGTTTGGCCGCTTCTCCGAGAAGGTCGCGGTGCATCTGAACGACACGCATCCGGTGCTGGCCATTCCCGAGCTGATACGGCTGCTCGTCGACGTGCATCACGTGCCTTGGGACAAGGCGCTCGACCACGTGCAGCAGATGTTCTCGTACACGAACCACACGCTCATGCCCGAAGCGCTCGAAACGTGGGACGTGGAGCTGCTCGCGCGTCTGCTGCCGCGTCACCTCGAGATCATCTTCGACATCAACGCCGAGTTCCTCAAGCAGGTGAGCGAGCATTCGGACCATGACGTCGACCTGATTCGCCGCATTTCGCTCGTCGACGAGTACGGCCAGCGGCGCGTGCGTATGGCGCATCTCGCGATCGTGGCGAGCCAGAAGGTGAACGGCGTGTCGAAGCTGCATTCGCAGCTGATGACGCGCGACATCTTCGCCGATTTCGCGCGCATGTACCCTGAGCGCTTCACCAACGTCACCAACGGCATCACGCCGCGGCGCTGGCTCGCGCAGGCAAGCCCTTCGCTTTCGTCGCTGATCGATACGCAGATCGGCACGCACTGGCGTACCGATCTGTTCGAACTCGCGAAGCTGCGCGAACTGCGCAACGACCCTGCGTTCGTCGAAGCTTTCCACGAAGCGAAGCGGCAAAACAAGATCCGCCTCGGGCATCGGCTCATGCACCAGACGGGCGTGTCGTTCGACCCCGACGCGCTCTTCGACCTGCAGGTGAAGCGCATTCACGAGTACAAGCGGCAACTGCTCAACGTGCTGCACGTGATCGTGCGCTACAACCGCATTCGCGAAAATCCGCAGCGCGACTGGGTGCCGCGCGTGGTGATGTTCGCCGGCAAGGCGGCCTCCGCGTATCGCATGGCCAAGACCATCATCAAGCTCATCAACGACGTGGCGGCGAAGATCAACAACGACCCCGTGGTGGGCGACCGGTTGAAGGTGGTGTTCGTGCCGAACTACGGCGTGAGCGTGGCGGAACTGATCATTCCGGCGGCCGATCTTTCGGAGCAGATCTCGATGGCGGGCACCGAGGCATCGGGCACGGGCAACATGAAGCTCGCGTTGAACGGGGCGCTCACCATCGGCACGCTCGACGGCGCGAACATCGAGATTCGCGACGCGGTGGGCGAGGACAACATTTTCATCTTCGGTCATTCCGCCGATGAAGTGGATGGCCTGCGCGCCGGCGGCTACCGGCCGCGGCAGATCTACGAAGAAAATGCGGAACTGCACACGGCGCTCGACCAGATCCGTACCGGCTTCTTCTCGCCCGGCGATCCGCTGCGCTTTTCGGACATCTTCCACACGCTCGTGGACTGGGGCGACCACTACATGGTGCTGGCCGATTTCGCGTCGTTCGCGAAGACCCAGGAAGAGGTGGACCGCCGTTTCCGCGAGTCGCGCGCGTGGGACCAGAGCGCTATCGAAAACGTGGCGGGCATGGGCTTCTTCTCATCGGACCGCACGATTGCCGAATACGCGCACGACATCTGGCATGTGAAGCCGCTGGAGATGGGCTGA
- a CDS encoding DUF6232 family protein, protein MDTPFNERGVSVTRNAISAAGQVFTLRDVRDVRVITVGKNRVVPMVISLCGVAVAIAGGWFGTAAALVCGAMLVVVGGLAWTTQDVTHRLIVATAAGDREAVSSTDADFVARVERAVKDALAAAKAQQQQQQQ, encoded by the coding sequence ATGGATACTCCTTTCAACGAACGCGGCGTCTCCGTCACGCGCAATGCGATTTCGGCGGCCGGGCAGGTCTTCACGTTGCGTGACGTGCGCGACGTGCGTGTCATCACGGTGGGCAAGAACCGCGTCGTGCCGATGGTCATCAGCCTGTGCGGCGTGGCCGTCGCCATCGCGGGCGGCTGGTTCGGCACGGCGGCGGCGCTCGTGTGCGGCGCGATGCTCGTGGTGGTAGGCGGGCTCGCGTGGACGACCCAGGACGTGACGCATCGGCTCATCGTTGCGACTGCGGCGGGCGATCGCGAGGCCGTGTCGAGCACGGATGCCGACTTCGTTGCACGCGTGGAGCGTGCGGTGAAAGACGCGCTAGCCGCCGCGAAGGCGCAGCAGCAACAACAGCAGCAATAA
- a CDS encoding porin produces MNKKVLTAAILATLGGTAHAQSSVTLYGLIDAGISYVNNSKTSTGSDKLFKYDDGVAQGSRWGLRGTEDLGGGLKAIFVLENGFNSGNGTLGQGGAMFGRQAFVGLSKTDVGSLTFGRQYSFTTDYLGGSYSTGGLTAAGNYAYHVNDIDQLTSSRINNAVKFSSANFAGFTFGALYGFSNQAGAFAGAPQTGTTANPVAGSSRAYSFGANYAAGPLGIGAAYTDIRFPSQASPAFTTAIFGINTGTIKDLRSFGIGARYAFGPATLWALWTNTLLSPITGSSTMYNAYEFGGKYAFTPALTAAAGYTYSRSSGLFSAHWNQVNAVVDYALSKRTDVYLLGVYEQASGHLANGTQVPAQIGSSTSYFNTSGTSDNQVAVRVGIRHKF; encoded by the coding sequence TTGAACAAGAAAGTCTTGACCGCCGCTATTCTCGCCACGCTTGGCGGCACCGCCCACGCGCAAAGCAGCGTGACGCTGTACGGCCTCATCGACGCCGGCATCAGCTACGTGAACAACAGCAAGACCTCCACGGGCAGCGACAAGCTGTTCAAGTACGACGACGGCGTCGCGCAAGGCAGCCGCTGGGGCCTGCGCGGCACGGAAGATCTGGGCGGCGGTCTGAAGGCCATCTTCGTGCTCGAAAACGGCTTCAACAGCGGCAACGGCACGCTGGGCCAGGGCGGTGCGATGTTCGGCCGCCAGGCGTTCGTGGGTCTGTCGAAGACCGACGTCGGTTCGCTGACCTTCGGTCGCCAGTACTCGTTCACGACCGACTACCTGGGCGGCAGCTACTCCACGGGCGGTCTGACGGCAGCCGGCAACTACGCCTACCACGTCAACGACATCGACCAGCTCACGTCGAGCCGCATCAACAACGCGGTCAAGTTCAGCAGCGCGAACTTCGCGGGCTTCACGTTCGGCGCGTTGTACGGCTTCTCGAACCAGGCCGGCGCATTCGCGGGCGCGCCGCAGACGGGCACGACGGCCAACCCGGTTGCCGGTTCGTCGCGTGCGTACAGCTTCGGCGCGAACTACGCCGCGGGTCCGCTCGGCATCGGCGCGGCCTATACGGACATCCGCTTCCCGAGCCAGGCGTCGCCTGCCTTCACGACCGCGATCTTCGGCATCAACACGGGCACCATCAAGGACCTGCGTTCGTTCGGCATCGGCGCGCGCTACGCGTTCGGCCCGGCCACGCTGTGGGCCTTGTGGACCAACACGCTGCTCTCGCCCATCACGGGTTCGTCGACGATGTACAACGCCTATGAATTCGGCGGCAAGTACGCGTTCACGCCGGCACTGACGGCAGCGGCGGGCTACACGTACTCGCGCTCGTCGGGCCTCTTCTCGGCGCACTGGAACCAGGTCAACGCCGTGGTCGATTACGCCCTCAGCAAGCGCACGGACGTGTACCTGCTCGGCGTCTACGAGCAGGCTTCGGGCCATCTCGCGAACGGCACGCAGGTACCGGCGCAGATCGGTTCGAGCACGAGCTACTTCAACACGTCCGGCACGTCGGACAACCAGGTTGCCGTGCGCGTGGGCATCCGCCACAAGTTCTAA
- a CDS encoding succinylglutamate desuccinylase/aspartoacylase family protein, with product MQTRNHPLISPTLGTARQITSFHYGPAGGQKIYIQSSLHADELPGMLVSWALRRKLAALEAAGKLRGEVVVVPVPNPIGLNQHVLGHLAGRFESNTAQNFNRNFYDLAALVLPHIEERLTGDVEANRNAVRATMREVLDAQRPKTELDSQRLALQRLSYDADVVLDLHCDWEAALHLYTNPDLWDDVEPLARYLDAKASLLALNSIGNPFDEIHSFCWSDLRERFGDRFPIPNGSISVTVELRGQADVSYEVADKDAQAIIEYLTLRGVIDGTAAPMPPLAFEATPLAGTEPIVAPASGVLVFRAMYGEWVEAGTAIADIVDPLTDQVSTLKCTVSGVLYARHRARLATAGMEVARVAGATPIRTGSLLSQ from the coding sequence ATGCAGACCAGGAACCATCCGCTGATTTCGCCGACGCTCGGCACCGCCCGCCAGATCACGAGCTTCCACTACGGCCCTGCCGGCGGGCAGAAAATCTACATCCAGTCCTCGCTGCATGCCGACGAACTCCCCGGCATGCTCGTTTCGTGGGCGCTGCGCCGCAAGCTCGCGGCGCTCGAAGCCGCGGGCAAACTTCGCGGCGAAGTGGTCGTGGTGCCCGTGCCGAATCCGATCGGCCTGAACCAGCACGTGCTGGGCCACCTGGCGGGCCGCTTCGAATCGAACACGGCGCAGAACTTCAACCGCAACTTCTACGATCTGGCCGCGCTCGTGCTGCCGCATATCGAAGAGCGCCTCACCGGCGACGTGGAGGCAAACCGCAACGCCGTTCGCGCGACCATGCGCGAAGTGCTCGATGCGCAGCGCCCGAAAACGGAACTGGATTCGCAACGCCTCGCACTGCAACGTCTCTCGTACGACGCCGACGTGGTGCTCGACCTGCATTGCGACTGGGAAGCGGCGCTGCATCTGTACACGAACCCTGACCTCTGGGACGACGTGGAGCCGCTCGCGCGCTACCTCGACGCGAAGGCGTCGCTGCTTGCGCTCAACTCCATCGGCAATCCGTTCGACGAGATTCACAGCTTCTGCTGGTCCGATCTGCGCGAACGCTTCGGCGACCGCTTCCCGATTCCGAACGGCTCCATCTCGGTCACGGTGGAACTGCGCGGCCAGGCCGACGTCTCGTACGAAGTCGCGGACAAAGACGCCCAGGCGATCATCGAATACCTCACGCTGCGCGGCGTAATCGACGGCACCGCTGCACCGATGCCGCCGCTCGCGTTCGAGGCCACGCCGCTCGCCGGCACGGAACCCATCGTCGCGCCCGCGAGCGGCGTGCTCGTGTTCCGCGCGATGTACGGCGAGTGGGTGGAGGCGGGCACGGCAATCGCCGACATCGTCGACCCGCTCACGGACCAGGTCAGTACGCTCAAGTGCACGGTAAGCGGCGTGCTCTACGCGCGGCACCGTGCACGTCTTGCGACGGCCGGCATGGAAGTGGCGCGCGTGGCGGGCGCCACGCCCATCCGCACGGGGTCGCTCCTCTCGCAGTGA
- a CDS encoding ABC transporter substrate-binding protein encodes MKKLLAAVTVALLALSAGAHAKDWTTIRFGVDASYPPFESKASDGKLVGFDIDLGNEICARLKAKCVWVENDFDGMIPALKAKKFDGVLSSMSMTPQRAEQIAFSSKLFNTPTRLVAKKGSGLKPTPESLAGKSVGVEQGTIQETYAKTYWEPKGAKVVPYQNQDQVYADLLSGRLDAALQDAVQADIGFLKTPRGAGYEFVGKDLVDPKILGNGAGIGLRKEDTDLKAKIDKAIAEILKDGTYKKLEKKYFDFDVYGG; translated from the coding sequence GTGAAAAAACTGCTTGCGGCCGTGACGGTTGCCCTGCTTGCCCTTTCGGCGGGCGCCCATGCCAAAGACTGGACGACGATTCGTTTCGGCGTCGACGCCAGCTACCCGCCGTTTGAATCGAAGGCCTCCGACGGCAAGCTGGTCGGCTTTGATATCGACCTCGGCAATGAAATCTGCGCGCGCCTGAAGGCCAAGTGCGTCTGGGTGGAAAACGACTTCGACGGCATGATCCCCGCGCTGAAGGCGAAGAAGTTCGACGGCGTGCTGTCGTCGATGTCCATGACGCCGCAACGCGCCGAACAGATCGCGTTCTCGTCGAAGCTCTTCAACACGCCGACGCGCCTCGTCGCCAAGAAGGGCTCGGGCCTCAAGCCGACGCCTGAATCGCTCGCAGGCAAGAGCGTGGGCGTCGAACAGGGCACGATCCAGGAAACGTACGCGAAGACCTACTGGGAGCCGAAGGGCGCCAAGGTCGTGCCGTACCAGAACCAGGATCAGGTCTACGCCGACCTGCTGTCGGGTCGTCTGGACGCCGCGCTGCAAGACGCAGTGCAGGCCGACATCGGCTTCCTGAAGACGCCGCGCGGCGCGGGCTACGAGTTCGTGGGCAAGGACCTCGTCGATCCGAAGATTCTCGGCAACGGTGCCGGTATCGGCCTGCGCAAGGAAGACACCGACCTGAAGGCGAAGATCGACAAGGCAATCGCCGAGATCCTCAAGGACGGTACCTACAAGAAGCTCGAGAAGAAGTACTTCGACTTCGACGTGTACGGCGGCTAA
- a CDS encoding alpha-D-ribose 1-methylphosphonate 5-triphosphate diphosphatase — protein MLIKNARIVTRDEVFEGVVRVENGMIRDVQRGTTSAPEAEDWAGDYLLPGLIELHTDNLEKHLAPRPGVQWNTDAAFVIHDAQVAAAGITTVFDALAIGTRLSVGVRGRDVQMRCAASLERFAARQLLRAEHFLHLRCEIATEDVVELFDELCTHPLMRLASVMDHTPGQRQWHDPAQWRRYQERHGKWTDEQAATMLAELADEQQRFADTHRHQIVTRCKARNIPVASHDDTLVEHVEQAAAEGVAISEFPTTRVAAQAARERGIATVMGAPNVVRGGSHSGNVSALELAQAGLLDILSSDYVPSSLLTAAFELVHKADWRLPRALATVSSEPARHAGLTDRGAIEPGLRADMVRVTMLDALPVPRATYRAGQRIV, from the coding sequence ATGTTGATCAAGAACGCTCGCATCGTCACGCGAGACGAGGTATTCGAAGGCGTGGTGCGCGTCGAGAACGGCATGATCCGCGACGTCCAGCGCGGCACCACGTCGGCGCCTGAAGCCGAGGACTGGGCCGGCGACTACCTGCTGCCCGGCCTGATCGAGCTTCATACGGACAATCTCGAAAAACATCTCGCGCCGCGCCCCGGCGTGCAATGGAACACCGACGCCGCCTTCGTGATTCACGACGCGCAGGTGGCGGCTGCGGGCATCACGACCGTGTTCGACGCGCTCGCCATCGGCACGCGCCTTTCGGTGGGCGTACGCGGACGCGACGTGCAGATGCGCTGCGCGGCCTCGCTGGAACGCTTCGCCGCGCGGCAACTGCTGCGCGCCGAGCACTTCCTGCACCTGCGCTGCGAGATCGCGACCGAGGACGTGGTCGAGCTGTTCGACGAGCTGTGCACGCATCCGCTGATGCGGCTCGCCTCCGTGATGGACCACACGCCGGGTCAGCGCCAGTGGCACGACCCCGCGCAATGGCGCCGCTATCAGGAACGGCACGGCAAATGGACCGACGAGCAGGCCGCGACGATGCTCGCCGAACTGGCCGACGAACAGCAGCGTTTCGCCGACACGCATCGACACCAGATCGTCACGCGCTGCAAGGCACGCAACATTCCTGTGGCAAGCCACGACGACACGCTCGTGGAGCACGTCGAGCAGGCCGCCGCCGAAGGCGTCGCGATCTCCGAATTTCCGACCACGCGTGTGGCCGCACAAGCCGCGCGCGAACGCGGCATCGCCACCGTGATGGGCGCGCCGAACGTGGTTCGCGGCGGCTCGCATTCGGGCAACGTGTCGGCGCTGGAACTGGCGCAGGCGGGCCTGCTCGACATCCTCTCCTCGGACTACGTGCCGTCCAGCCTCCTCACCGCTGCCTTCGAACTGGTGCACAAGGCCGACTGGCGCCTGCCGCGCGCCCTCGCCACGGTCTCGTCCGAACCCGCGCGTCACGCCGGTCTCACGGATCGCGGCGCGATCGAGCCCGGCCTGCGGGCGGACATGGTGCGCGTGACCATGCTCGATGCGTTGCCCGTTCCGCGCGCCACGTATCGCGCCGGCCAGCGCATCGTTTGA
- the phnL gene encoding phosphonate C-P lyase system protein PhnL — protein MTSSLAEPHAHDMTRDMTRAFADHPALMLRAVGVHKTFTLHGQGGIEIEALAGVSLDVARGECVVLVGPSGAGKSTLLRCLYGNYLASAGAIAVRCSASTDPSTAACIAITNAEPRDVLNLRRHVMGYVSQFLRVIPRVPTLALVAAPLVARGVPDDEAEHRAAALLERLNIPKRLWPLAPATFSGGEQQRVNIARGLIADHPLLLLDEPTASLDAENRDVVADLIVEARQRGAAIVGIFHDEDTRLKVATRRLELQPPMSGGANAFTPAALH, from the coding sequence ATGACTTCTTCTCTTGCAGAACCGCACGCGCACGACATGACACGCGACATGACCCGCGCGTTCGCCGATCACCCCGCACTCATGCTGCGCGCCGTCGGCGTGCACAAGACCTTCACGCTGCACGGCCAGGGCGGCATCGAAATCGAAGCGCTCGCGGGCGTGTCGCTCGACGTGGCGCGCGGCGAGTGCGTCGTGCTGGTCGGCCCTTCGGGGGCCGGCAAGAGCACGCTGCTGCGCTGCCTGTACGGCAATTACCTCGCGAGTGCGGGCGCGATCGCCGTACGATGCAGCGCGAGCACCGACCCCTCCACCGCCGCCTGCATCGCCATCACGAACGCCGAGCCGCGCGACGTGCTGAACCTGCGCCGCCACGTGATGGGCTACGTGAGCCAGTTCTTGCGCGTGATTCCGCGCGTGCCCACGCTTGCACTGGTCGCGGCGCCGCTCGTGGCGCGCGGCGTGCCCGACGACGAAGCGGAGCATCGCGCGGCCGCGCTGCTCGAGCGGCTCAACATCCCGAAGCGGCTCTGGCCGCTCGCGCCCGCCACGTTTTCGGGCGGCGAACAACAGCGCGTCAACATTGCGCGCGGTCTGATCGCGGACCATCCGCTCTTGTTGCTCGACGAACCCACAGCCTCGCTCGATGCGGAAAATCGCGACGTCGTGGCGGATTTGATCGTGGAAGCGCGCCAGCGCGGGGCGGCAATTGTCGGTATCTTCCATGACGAAGACACGCGCCTGAAAGTGGCCACGCGACGCCTCGAATTACAGCCGCCTATGTCTGGCGGCGCGAACGCATTCACACCCGCCGCGCTGCACTGA
- the phnK gene encoding phosphonate C-P lyase system protein PhnK, with translation MKPLLSARNLTKQYGGRNGCRNVSFDLYPGEVLCIVGESGSGKTTLLNALALRTPSDEGSLHYTTAHGETLDLFALSEPRRRLLMRTEWGFVQQNPRDGLRIGVSAGANIGEPLMAVGARHYGRIRDNAMQWMTRVELDPSRIDELPTAFSGGMQQRLQIARNLVTGPRLVFMDEPTAGLDVSVQARLLDLLRTLTGTLHLSVLIVTHDIGVARLLAHRLMVMQGGEVVESGLTDQVLDDPQHPYTQTLVSSVLPV, from the coding sequence ATGAAGCCGCTTCTCAGCGCACGCAATCTGACGAAGCAGTACGGCGGCCGCAACGGTTGCCGCAATGTGAGCTTCGATCTGTATCCCGGCGAGGTGCTGTGCATCGTCGGCGAATCGGGCTCGGGAAAAACGACGCTGCTCAATGCGCTCGCGTTGCGCACGCCGTCCGACGAAGGCTCGCTCCATTACACCACCGCACACGGCGAAACGCTGGACCTGTTCGCGCTTTCCGAGCCGCGCCGCCGTCTGCTCATGCGTACGGAATGGGGCTTCGTGCAGCAGAATCCGCGCGACGGACTGCGCATCGGCGTCTCGGCGGGCGCCAACATCGGCGAGCCGCTGATGGCGGTGGGCGCGCGCCACTATGGGCGGATTCGCGACAACGCCATGCAATGGATGACGCGCGTCGAACTGGACCCTTCGCGCATCGACGAGTTGCCCACCGCGTTTTCAGGCGGCATGCAGCAACGGCTGCAGATTGCGCGCAACCTCGTGACGGGCCCGCGCCTCGTGTTCATGGACGAACCCACGGCGGGCCTCGACGTCTCCGTGCAGGCGCGCCTGCTCGATCTGCTGCGCACGCTCACGGGCACGCTGCATCTTTCGGTGCTGATCGTCACGCACGACATCGGCGTGGCGCGACTGCTCGCGCATCGCTTGATGGTGATGCAAGGCGGCGAGGTGGTGGAGTCCGGCCTGACCGACCAGGTGCTCGACGATCCGCAGCATCCGTACACGCAGACGCTCGTTTCGTCCGTGCTGCCCGTATGA
- a CDS encoding alpha-D-ribose 1-methylphosphonate 5-phosphate C-P-lyase PhnJ — protein sequence MNAPETLSGPAPHDADGYNFAYLDEQTKRMIRRALLKAVAVPGYQVPFASREMPLPFGWGTGGIQVTASIIGRHDTLKVIDQGSDETTNAVNIRRFFARTAAVATTRKTAEATLIQTRHRIPETPLTEKQILVYQVPMPEPLFRLEPRVAETRKMHALADYGLISVKLYEDIVRHGSIATTYDYPVIVNGRYLTSPSPIPKFDNPKMHRNPALQLFGAGRERRIYAIPPYTNVRSLDFDDHPFEIQRWEHACALCGSRESFLDEMIVDDEGTRMFVCSDSDYCHTRRESAENGTAAATGDAP from the coding sequence ATGAACGCGCCTGAAACACTGTCGGGCCCTGCGCCGCACGACGCGGACGGCTACAACTTCGCCTACCTCGACGAGCAGACCAAGCGCATGATTCGCCGCGCCCTGCTCAAGGCCGTTGCGGTGCCGGGCTACCAGGTGCCGTTCGCGTCGCGCGAAATGCCGCTGCCCTTCGGCTGGGGCACGGGCGGCATCCAGGTGACGGCGTCGATCATCGGTCGCCACGACACGCTGAAGGTGATCGATCAGGGCTCCGACGAAACGACGAATGCGGTCAACATCCGCCGCTTCTTCGCGCGCACGGCCGCTGTGGCCACCACGCGCAAAACGGCGGAAGCCACCCTCATCCAGACGCGCCATCGCATTCCCGAAACGCCGCTTACGGAAAAGCAGATCCTCGTCTACCAGGTGCCCATGCCCGAGCCGCTGTTCCGGCTCGAGCCGCGCGTAGCCGAAACGCGCAAGATGCACGCGCTCGCGGATTACGGGCTCATCAGCGTGAAGCTCTACGAGGACATCGTGCGCCACGGCAGCATCGCGACCACCTACGACTACCCCGTGATCGTCAATGGCCGCTACCTCACCTCGCCCTCGCCCATCCCGAAGTTCGACAACCCGAAGATGCATCGCAACCCGGCGTTGCAGCTTTTCGGTGCGGGGCGCGAACGCCGCATCTACGCGATTCCGCCGTACACGAACGTGCGCAGCCTCGACTTCGACGATCACCCGTTCGAGATTCAGCGCTGGGAACACGCGTGCGCGCTCTGCGGATCGCGCGAGAGCTTCCTCGATGAAATGATCGTGGACGACGAAGGCACGCGCATGTTCGTGTGCTCGGACAGCGACTATTGCCACACGCGCCGCGAGTCCGCCGAAAACGGCACGGCCGCCGCGACGGGAGACGCCCCATGA